In Paenibacillus phoenicis, one genomic interval encodes:
- a CDS encoding S8 family serine peptidase, with the protein MISLKRFRKPFSLGMSILLALTLVPVASASSSSVSGQSSLRSSAPQVAEAKIDAKLQTQFKQDDFVTYLVKLKEQTDTTSVAKLALQKAQLEKSTPSAAKLSVRTSVVSALRETASRTQYALEEYLRKAQQSGEVKDYKSYFIVNAMAVTSSKEVLEQIALFPEVEKILPNEERHLQKVEIHKDAAAEPAVKPVDEISSSLGGTSQAPSDVTPSSVEWNIAQVNAPEVWNMGIDGTGIVVANLDTGVDYNHPALRSKWRALDSSGNIVNPELSWYDPHSHASLPTDSHGHGTHTMGTMVGSEPDGSNQIGVAPGAKWIAVRIFNPSTTDAIILDGGQWLLAPVDAEGNLHPELAPDVVNNSWGGGPGIDEWFRPIVQAWRSAQIFPEFSAGNTDIFNPGGPGSVAAPANYPEAFATGATDINGNLADFSLRGPSPYGEIKPEVSAPGVNIRSSVPGGAYEGGWDGTSMAGPHTTAIAALLLQANHSLTVDQLEEILTSTATPRTDAEYETVPNNGYGYGIVNALNAVGSVLQGIGSVSGRVVTGGEDLDEPVLEHTPPTLIYEGFDLTLSARVSDEVAVTSVDFYAKEAGTSHYLYIPATRVSGNEKDGVYEATIPAFLIGTAGLEYYIHVNDYGNNGFDSEHYSVTVSAGIEPGYLQDFESEPIGFQSGGAGNTWAWGTPVSGPGSAYSGEKVYASNLTGTYAPNSNSYLLMPPINLTDSPQGALLSFKHWYDLEEGYDIGTVYIASLDTDYAFVPVAEFTGTSDGWKTQYLDLRDYAGEQVYLQFGLTSDGSVHKAGWYLDDLSLQVPDTTAPEAPADLTGSVNFAGSAELSWSPSADEDVKLYTVYRSTTSGSGYEVIGTSGQTEFTDTTTETDHTYYYAVTATDYSDNEGPKSNELELTVVRPVTVFSDNFDGSSDNGWTHSGTRDEWERGTPVEPGPASAVSEPNVWGTDLDSNYENGTNASLISPTIDLSTVDNATLVFDHWFEIETNYDNGYVEISSDGGTTWNELGKFSHSTNGKVWSTAYYDLEDYVGEQVQVRFRLTTDGSVVKAGWYIDNVQVLSVNTPEDQVTQNVLGEAGAKTDKAVKSGPAYKLTRTSKAEFEQQVKQAKPAGDIGISSLPASATVTVVETGRSVKTDPATGRYSLNHVAGDYTLKAEAYGYYPQTANVTIADQVNAKVNFTLQPIPKGTLTGTITDERTGEPIEGATVMVHEDAMVAPQITGADGSFSLELLEGTYTLSARAADYYANTLTVTVPPNGTADGSLALRPFVGLPGEIAYDDGTPENAWAFNAANNAWAVRMTPEAGAVQVTGASIRFWNTEWPVPGGTEFQYAVYDASGPDGAPGRQVAGPFDGTALRNDQWTVLELPEPVTVEGDFYIVYIQTLAGTNAPGLAADESSPNARRSWNRINGAWSLAEQAQGNFMIRAIVRYPVDAPVITSPEDGSYTNQSTFTVTGTSPANDAEVKVYNGTELAGETTVENGQFSLPIELHDGANALSAEVIVNGKATDRSLPVTITLDTTAPELEIVSPVDGFRTNSEVLNVTGSALDEFINKLTVNGQEVPLEGSGAFAYRMLINAGENLITVTATDHAGNETTVTRTVYVDTELPEITNLTPAEDVHLTAGEAVTVSFDSVPGLTASFRIELPLSLSGGSSNGISMTETEPGHYEGTYTTPASLVLEGGVIVVTVRDAAGNSGDFQAPGRLFVSAPGENPGEDPGNTPNVLPVAVIHAVERAAKNKQIDFDGSASSDADGRIVRYSWSFSDGGTELGPKVKHRFSAAGSYTVTLTVTDDAGAVNSVVHKIVIR; encoded by the coding sequence TTGATAAGTCTCAAGAGATTTCGCAAACCTTTCTCGCTTGGCATGTCGATCCTTCTTGCGTTAACTCTCGTTCCCGTCGCCTCCGCCAGCAGCAGCAGCGTATCGGGACAAAGCAGCCTGAGATCGAGCGCGCCCCAAGTGGCCGAAGCCAAGATCGACGCTAAATTGCAGACCCAGTTTAAGCAAGACGACTTCGTCACCTACCTGGTCAAACTCAAGGAGCAGACCGATACAACTTCGGTCGCCAAGCTGGCTCTTCAGAAAGCCCAGCTGGAGAAATCCACTCCTTCCGCCGCGAAGCTGTCCGTACGGACTTCCGTTGTCAGCGCCCTGCGCGAAACGGCCTCCCGCACCCAATATGCGCTGGAGGAATACTTGCGGAAAGCCCAGCAATCCGGAGAGGTGAAAGACTACAAAAGCTACTTTATCGTAAATGCCATGGCGGTGACAAGCTCGAAAGAAGTACTGGAGCAAATCGCCCTTTTCCCCGAAGTGGAGAAAATTCTGCCGAATGAAGAACGACATCTGCAAAAGGTTGAAATCCACAAAGATGCGGCTGCAGAGCCTGCCGTGAAACCGGTCGACGAAATTTCTTCTTCGCTGGGCGGCACAAGTCAAGCTCCCTCCGACGTTACTCCAAGCAGCGTCGAGTGGAACATCGCCCAGGTCAATGCCCCCGAGGTGTGGAATATGGGCATCGACGGCACCGGCATCGTTGTAGCTAACCTCGATACCGGGGTAGATTACAACCACCCGGCTCTACGGAGCAAATGGCGGGCCCTTGATTCTTCGGGCAATATCGTGAATCCCGAACTCAGCTGGTATGATCCGCACAGCCATGCTTCGCTGCCTACCGATAGCCACGGCCACGGCACGCACACCATGGGAACGATGGTTGGTTCGGAGCCGGACGGCTCGAACCAGATCGGCGTTGCGCCTGGGGCGAAATGGATCGCAGTCCGTATCTTTAACCCCTCCACCACGGATGCCATCATTCTGGACGGCGGCCAATGGTTGCTCGCCCCGGTGGATGCCGAAGGGAATCTGCATCCGGAGCTGGCTCCGGACGTGGTGAACAATTCCTGGGGAGGAGGCCCCGGTATTGATGAATGGTTCCGCCCGATCGTACAAGCTTGGAGAAGCGCGCAAATCTTCCCTGAGTTCTCGGCGGGCAACACCGATATCTTCAACCCCGGCGGTCCCGGTTCGGTAGCTGCGCCAGCTAACTATCCTGAAGCGTTTGCCACCGGTGCTACGGACATCAACGGGAATTTGGCGGATTTCTCTTTGCGTGGACCTTCGCCTTACGGTGAAATTAAACCGGAAGTTTCCGCACCTGGGGTCAACATTCGGTCCTCCGTTCCCGGTGGTGCCTATGAAGGCGGCTGGGACGGCACCTCGATGGCAGGCCCGCATACGACAGCCATCGCGGCCTTGCTGCTGCAGGCCAACCATTCCCTCACGGTAGACCAGCTGGAGGAAATCCTGACCAGCACGGCCACACCGCGGACAGACGCCGAGTATGAGACAGTCCCTAATAACGGATATGGATACGGCATTGTAAATGCGTTGAACGCCGTAGGCTCTGTCCTCCAAGGGATCGGCAGCGTCTCCGGTCGCGTGGTGACCGGCGGAGAAGACTTGGACGAACCGGTCCTAGAGCATACGCCGCCTACCTTAATATATGAAGGCTTTGATTTGACATTATCCGCCCGTGTCAGCGACGAGGTGGCGGTCACATCGGTCGATTTTTATGCGAAAGAAGCTGGAACCAGCCATTATTTATATATTCCGGCCACACGGGTATCCGGAAACGAGAAGGATGGCGTATATGAAGCCACCATCCCCGCTTTCCTGATCGGAACAGCCGGCCTTGAATATTATATCCACGTGAATGATTACGGCAATAACGGATTTGACAGCGAGCACTATTCTGTGACGGTGTCAGCCGGGATCGAGCCCGGATATTTGCAAGATTTCGAGTCGGAACCCATCGGATTCCAGTCTGGCGGAGCCGGCAACACTTGGGCTTGGGGAACGCCAGTCAGCGGACCGGGCAGCGCCTACTCCGGTGAGAAGGTGTACGCCAGCAATCTGACCGGCACCTACGCACCCAACAGCAATTCGTATCTGCTTATGCCGCCGATCAATTTGACCGATAGTCCGCAAGGGGCATTGCTCTCTTTTAAGCATTGGTATGACCTTGAGGAGGGCTACGATATCGGCACGGTGTATATCGCTTCTTTAGACACCGATTACGCGTTCGTACCGGTAGCGGAATTCACTGGCACAAGCGACGGCTGGAAAACACAATACCTGGACCTGCGCGACTATGCCGGTGAGCAAGTTTACCTGCAGTTTGGACTGACCAGCGACGGCTCCGTGCATAAGGCCGGTTGGTACCTGGACGATCTGTCCCTGCAAGTACCTGACACCACCGCACCTGAAGCACCTGCCGATCTGACCGGCTCCGTGAACTTTGCCGGCAGTGCCGAGTTGTCCTGGTCTCCGTCCGCCGATGAGGACGTGAAATTGTACACGGTGTACCGCTCGACCACTTCGGGCTCCGGCTATGAGGTGATCGGTACAAGCGGCCAAACGGAATTTACCGACACAACAACTGAAACGGATCATACCTATTATTATGCGGTCACCGCTACGGATTACAGTGACAACGAAGGCCCTAAATCCAATGAGCTGGAGCTGACAGTTGTACGTCCGGTGACGGTATTCAGTGATAACTTTGACGGCAGCAGCGATAACGGCTGGACGCACAGCGGCACGCGGGACGAATGGGAACGCGGCACCCCGGTGGAACCCGGTCCGGCTAGCGCTGTCTCCGAGCCAAACGTATGGGGAACCGATCTCGACAGCAACTATGAGAATGGAACAAATGCTTCGCTCATCTCCCCGACGATCGATTTGAGCACCGTCGATAATGCTACCCTTGTGTTTGATCATTGGTTTGAAATTGAAACCAATTATGATAACGGTTATGTGGAAATCAGCTCCGACGGCGGAACGACATGGAACGAGCTGGGCAAATTTTCACATAGCACCAATGGCAAGGTTTGGAGCACCGCTTATTACGATCTCGAAGATTATGTCGGAGAGCAAGTTCAGGTGCGGTTCCGTTTAACGACGGACGGCAGCGTTGTGAAAGCCGGCTGGTACATCGACAACGTTCAGGTGCTTAGCGTAAATACACCGGAAGATCAGGTGACGCAAAACGTGCTTGGCGAAGCCGGAGCAAAAACGGACAAGGCCGTAAAATCCGGGCCGGCCTACAAGCTGACCCGCACAAGCAAGGCCGAATTCGAGCAGCAGGTGAAACAAGCGAAGCCAGCCGGTGACATCGGCATCAGCAGCCTGCCGGCCAGCGCAACCGTGACGGTGGTGGAAACCGGGCGCTCTGTAAAAACCGATCCAGCCACCGGACGCTACAGCTTGAATCATGTTGCTGGGGATTACACGCTGAAAGCGGAAGCCTACGGCTATTATCCGCAAACGGCCAATGTGACCATCGCCGATCAGGTAAACGCCAAGGTCAACTTCACCCTGCAGCCGATTCCGAAAGGTACGCTCACCGGAACGATTACCGATGAACGTACTGGGGAGCCGATTGAAGGCGCAACGGTGATGGTGCATGAAGATGCGATGGTTGCACCGCAAATCACCGGGGCTGATGGCAGCTTCTCATTAGAGCTTCTGGAAGGCACCTATACCTTGTCGGCAAGAGCGGCCGATTATTACGCGAATACGTTAACCGTTACGGTACCGCCGAACGGTACAGCCGACGGCTCGTTGGCGCTCAGGCCGTTTGTGGGCTTGCCGGGCGAAATCGCCTACGATGATGGCACGCCGGAAAATGCTTGGGCCTTCAACGCGGCAAACAACGCCTGGGCGGTACGCATGACGCCGGAAGCCGGCGCGGTGCAAGTCACCGGCGCATCGATTCGATTCTGGAATACCGAATGGCCTGTTCCGGGCGGAACCGAGTTTCAATACGCCGTTTACGACGCATCCGGCCCTGACGGAGCGCCAGGTCGGCAAGTAGCCGGTCCTTTTGACGGTACCGCTTTGCGTAATGACCAATGGACCGTGCTCGAGCTGCCGGAACCGGTCACTGTCGAAGGCGACTTCTACATCGTGTACATTCAAACCTTGGCCGGAACAAACGCTCCGGGGCTTGCAGCCGACGAATCCAGCCCGAACGCCCGTCGCAGCTGGAATCGAATCAATGGGGCGTGGAGCTTGGCGGAACAAGCACAAGGCAACTTCATGATTCGTGCCATCGTGCGTTACCCGGTGGACGCGCCGGTCATTACGTCGCCGGAGGACGGCTCTTATACGAATCAATCTACCTTTACCGTGACCGGAACCTCTCCAGCCAACGACGCTGAGGTGAAGGTGTACAACGGCACCGAGCTGGCGGGTGAAACTACGGTTGAAAACGGACAATTCAGTCTGCCGATCGAGCTTCATGACGGAGCCAACGCGTTGTCCGCCGAAGTCATCGTGAACGGAAAAGCAACAGATCGTTCACTGCCAGTCACAATTACACTGGACACCACCGCTCCGGAACTCGAAATAGTTTCACCGGTGGACGGCTTCCGAACCAATTCGGAAGTGCTGAACGTGACGGGTTCTGCGCTTGATGAGTTCATCAACAAGCTGACCGTAAACGGACAAGAAGTTCCGCTGGAAGGCAGCGGCGCGTTCGCGTACCGTATGTTGATTAATGCCGGTGAGAATCTGATCACCGTAACCGCGACGGACCACGCCGGAAACGAAACCACGGTCACTCGGACGGTCTACGTGGATACCGAGCTGCCGGAGATCACTAATCTGACACCGGCAGAGGATGTTCATTTAACAGCAGGTGAAGCGGTGACGGTATCCTTTGACAGCGTTCCAGGGCTGACGGCTTCGTTCCGCATCGAACTGCCGTTATCGTTATCGGGCGGTTCGAGCAACGGAATTTCGATGACGGAAACTGAACCAGGGCACTATGAAGGAACGTACACGACACCTGCCTCGCTTGTCTTGGAAGGCGGCGTGATCGTGGTTACAGTTCGCGATGCGGCTGGAAACAGCGGCGATTTCCAAGCGCCGGGCCGTTTGTTCGTCAGCGCGCCGGGTGAAAATCCGGGCGAGGATCCCGGAAATACGCCAAACGTCCTGCCGGTAGCCGTCATTCATGCCGTGGAGCGTGCGGCCAAGAATAAGCAAATTGACTTTGACGGTTCCGCCTCCTCGGATGCCGACGGCCGCATCGTCCGCTACAGCTGGTCATTCAGCGACGGCGGCACCGAGCTCGGCCCCAAAGTCAAACACCGCTTCTCCGCTGCTGGATCGTACACCGTCACCTTGACGGTGACCGATGACGCCGGCGCGGTGAACAGCGTGGTTCACAAAATCGTGATCCGGTAA